Proteins encoded together in one Mycolicibacter minnesotensis window:
- a CDS encoding cytochrome P450 yields MSAPSATIHGYDPVDLSSRAFWSGTAAERERSFATLRSERPVSWHPPVEDALLNDPDDPGYWAVTRHADIVTVSRTNEVFLSGKGVQFENIPQEMLETTQSFLAMDPPRHTKLRKLATAAFTPRQIRRIEDSIKSNAAAIVAELKAAGSGADFVEYCAKELPLRTLADMVGVPDSERAQVAHAADALVSTNDPAYLNGRDPMAVMGENIMYLHQVAGALAAQRREHPGDDLFSSLVNAEVDGDRLTDAEVSAYFVLLAVAGNDTTRQTASHALRALTDFPAQRAWLVDDFDRRIGTSVEEFVRYATPVMTFRRTAATDYELGGQTIRAGDKVAMFYASGNWDTQVFDQPDRLDLSRDPNPHLGFGGGGQHYCLGTHVARAQLRALFGELLRELPQIEAGEPEYLAGSFIHGIRALPCTF; encoded by the coding sequence ATGTCAGCTCCATCCGCCACGATCCACGGATACGACCCCGTCGACCTGTCCTCGCGTGCGTTTTGGTCCGGCACCGCGGCCGAGCGGGAGCGCTCATTCGCGACACTGCGCTCCGAGCGGCCCGTCAGCTGGCATCCACCGGTGGAAGATGCCCTGCTCAACGATCCCGACGACCCCGGGTACTGGGCCGTCACCCGACACGCCGACATCGTCACCGTGAGCCGCACCAACGAGGTGTTCTTGTCGGGTAAAGGCGTTCAGTTCGAGAACATTCCCCAGGAGATGCTGGAAACCACCCAGTCCTTCCTGGCCATGGATCCGCCCCGGCACACGAAGCTGCGCAAACTGGCCACCGCGGCCTTCACGCCCCGGCAGATCAGGCGCATCGAAGACTCGATCAAGTCCAACGCCGCAGCGATCGTCGCCGAACTGAAAGCCGCCGGCAGCGGGGCCGACTTCGTCGAGTACTGCGCCAAGGAACTGCCACTACGCACCTTGGCCGACATGGTCGGCGTGCCGGATTCCGAGCGCGCGCAGGTGGCCCATGCCGCCGACGCTCTGGTGTCGACCAACGATCCGGCCTACCTCAACGGACGTGACCCGATGGCGGTGATGGGCGAGAACATCATGTATCTGCATCAGGTGGCCGGCGCATTGGCCGCCCAGCGCCGCGAGCACCCCGGTGACGACCTGTTCAGCAGCCTGGTCAACGCCGAGGTGGACGGTGACCGGCTCACTGACGCCGAGGTATCCGCCTATTTCGTGTTGCTGGCCGTGGCGGGCAATGACACCACCCGCCAGACCGCCAGCCACGCCTTGCGGGCACTCACCGACTTCCCTGCGCAACGTGCCTGGTTGGTCGACGACTTCGACCGCCGGATCGGGACCTCAGTCGAGGAGTTCGTCCGCTACGCGACGCCGGTCATGACGTTCCGGCGCACCGCCGCAACCGATTACGAGCTTGGCGGACAGACCATTCGGGCCGGTGACAAGGTCGCGATGTTCTACGCCTCCGGGAACTGGGACACGCAGGTGTTCGATCAACCCGACCGTCTGGATCTGAGTCGCGACCCGAACCCGCACCTGGGTTTCGGTGGGGGCGGGCAGCACTACTGCCTGGGAACCCACGTGGCGCGTGCGCAGCTGCGCGCACTGTTCGGGGAACTCCTGCGCGAGTTGCCGCAGATCGAGGCCGGCGAGCCCGAATACCTAGCGGGCAGCTTCATCCACGGGATCCGTGCCCTGCCCTGCACCTTCTGA
- the obgE gene encoding GTPase ObgE: protein MSRFVDRVVIHVRAGDGGNGCASIHREKFKPLGGPDGGNGGRGGSVVLVVDPQVHTLLDFHFRPHIDAASGKQGQGNNKDGAFGADLEIKVPDGTVVLDEHGRLLADLVGTGARFEAAAGGRGGLGNAALVSRARKAPGFALLGEKGETRDLTLELKTVADVGLIGFPSAGKSALVSVISAAKPKIADYPFTTLAPNLGVVSAGDSTFTAADVPGLIPGASTGRGLGLEFLRHIERCAVLVHIVDCATAEPGRDPLSDIEAIEAELAAYTPTMQGDSALGDLVDRPRAVVLNKIDVPEALEMAEFVRDDIADQYGWPVFMVSTVSRAGLRPLTFALAEMVSAYRAAQPEPVARRPVIRPVRAGDTGFTVEADGEGGFLVRGTQPERWVHQTNFDNDEAVGYLGDRLARLGVEDELLKRGAKPGCAVTIGEMTFDWEPATLAGVDITLSGRGTDTRLERTDRVGAAERKVARKQRREQPEES from the coding sequence ATGTCCCGGTTCGTCGACCGCGTTGTCATCCATGTGCGGGCCGGCGACGGGGGCAACGGCTGCGCCTCTATTCACCGGGAGAAGTTCAAACCGCTCGGTGGCCCCGACGGGGGTAACGGTGGGCGCGGCGGCAGCGTCGTGCTGGTCGTGGATCCCCAGGTGCACACCCTGCTGGACTTTCACTTTCGGCCGCACATCGACGCGGCATCCGGCAAGCAGGGCCAGGGCAACAACAAGGACGGCGCTTTCGGCGCCGACCTGGAGATCAAGGTTCCCGACGGCACCGTTGTGCTCGACGAGCACGGTCGACTGCTGGCCGACCTGGTTGGGACCGGTGCCCGGTTCGAAGCAGCCGCCGGTGGGCGAGGCGGCTTGGGCAACGCGGCCCTGGTGTCGCGCGCCCGAAAGGCGCCCGGCTTTGCGTTGCTGGGGGAGAAGGGCGAGACCCGCGACCTCACCCTGGAACTCAAGACTGTCGCCGACGTCGGGCTGATCGGATTCCCCTCCGCGGGCAAATCCGCACTGGTGTCGGTGATCTCGGCAGCCAAACCCAAGATCGCCGACTATCCGTTCACCACGCTGGCACCGAACCTGGGCGTGGTCTCGGCCGGCGACAGCACTTTCACCGCGGCAGACGTGCCCGGCCTCATCCCAGGCGCCTCGACCGGGCGTGGACTGGGATTGGAGTTTCTCCGGCACATCGAACGGTGCGCGGTGCTGGTCCACATCGTGGACTGTGCGACCGCCGAACCTGGTCGCGACCCCCTCTCCGATATCGAAGCGATCGAAGCCGAACTGGCTGCCTATACCCCCACCATGCAAGGGGATTCGGCCCTCGGTGACCTGGTGGACCGGCCAAGGGCAGTGGTGCTCAACAAGATCGACGTGCCCGAGGCGCTGGAGATGGCGGAGTTCGTCCGCGACGACATCGCCGACCAGTACGGCTGGCCGGTGTTCATGGTCTCGACGGTGAGCCGTGCCGGCTTGCGGCCGTTGACGTTTGCGCTGGCCGAGATGGTGTCGGCGTATCGTGCGGCGCAGCCGGAGCCGGTGGCGCGCCGGCCGGTGATCCGCCCCGTGCGCGCCGGCGATACCGGGTTCACCGTGGAAGCCGACGGCGAGGGCGGCTTTCTTGTGCGCGGCACACAGCCCGAGCGTTGGGTGCATCAGACCAACTTCGATAACGACGAGGCGGTCGGCTACCTGGGTGACCGGCTGGCCCGGCTCGGGGTCGAGGACGAACTGCTCAAGCGGGGTGCCAAGCCGGGCTGTGCGGTGACCATCGGGGAGATGACGTTCGACTGGGAGCCCGCCACGCTCGCCGGGGTGGACATCACGTTGTCCGGCCGGGGAACCGACACACGGTTGGAGCGCACGGATCGAGTGGGCGCCGCGGAACGTAAGGTTGCACGCAAGCAGCGTCGTGAGCAGCCGGAGGAGTCGTGA
- the rpmA gene encoding 50S ribosomal protein L27 gives MAHKKGASSSRNGRDSNAQRLGVKRFGGQVVKAGEILVRQRGTHFHPGVNVGRGGDDTLFATAPGSVEFGVKRGRKLINIVPVARD, from the coding sequence ATGGCACACAAGAAGGGCGCTTCCAGCTCACGTAACGGGCGCGACTCAAACGCCCAGCGACTCGGCGTCAAGCGATTCGGCGGCCAGGTCGTCAAGGCCGGCGAGATCTTGGTCCGCCAGCGCGGCACCCACTTCCACCCCGGCGTCAACGTCGGGCGCGGCGGCGACGACACCCTGTTCGCCACGGCACCCGGTTCGGTTGAGTTCGGTGTGAAGCGCGGCCGCAAACTCATCAACATCGTGCCTGTCGCCCGCGACTAG
- the proB gene encoding glutamate 5-kinase produces the protein MSHGQSAAREAIRTARSVVVKIGTTALTTEIGMLDAARLAGLAEAIEARMKAGSDVTIVSSGAIAAGLEPLGLSRRPTDLATKQAAASVGQVALVNAWSSAFGGFGRTVGQVLLTAQDVAMRVSHTNAARTLDRLRALHAVAIVNENDTVATNEIRFGDNDRLSALVAHLVGADALVLLSDIDGLYDSDPRKGPARLVSEVSGPDDLADVVASEGSHLGTGGMVSKLSSALLAADAGVPVLLAAATDAAEALSDASVGTVFSPRAQRLSARRFWVRHAADAVGVLTLDAGAVEAVLTRRGSLLPAGITAVAGRFSGGDVVELCDPHGSVVARGVVGYDATELDAMIGRSTAELAPDARRPVVHADDLVAV, from the coding sequence GTGAGCCACGGTCAATCCGCGGCACGCGAAGCGATTCGCACCGCGCGCAGTGTCGTGGTCAAGATCGGAACCACCGCCCTGACCACGGAGATCGGCATGCTCGATGCCGCGCGGCTGGCCGGGCTGGCTGAGGCGATCGAAGCCCGGATGAAGGCCGGTTCGGACGTGACGATCGTGTCCTCGGGCGCTATCGCGGCCGGCCTGGAGCCGCTTGGCTTGTCAAGGCGGCCAACGGATCTGGCCACCAAACAAGCCGCCGCCAGTGTGGGCCAGGTGGCGTTGGTCAACGCGTGGAGTTCCGCCTTCGGGGGATTCGGCCGCACCGTCGGCCAGGTGCTGCTCACCGCCCAGGATGTCGCCATGCGGGTGTCGCACACCAATGCCGCTCGCACCCTGGACCGGCTGCGTGCCCTGCACGCCGTAGCTATCGTCAACGAGAACGACACGGTGGCCACCAACGAGATTCGGTTCGGTGACAATGACCGGCTCTCGGCGCTGGTGGCGCATCTGGTGGGCGCCGACGCGCTGGTGTTGCTCTCCGACATCGACGGTCTCTATGACTCCGACCCGCGCAAGGGCCCCGCCCGCCTGGTCTCCGAAGTGTCTGGGCCGGATGATCTCGCTGACGTAGTAGCCAGCGAAGGCAGTCACCTGGGCACCGGTGGGATGGTGTCGAAGCTCTCGTCGGCGTTGCTGGCGGCGGATGCCGGAGTCCCGGTGTTGCTGGCCGCCGCCACCGACGCGGCTGAGGCACTCTCCGACGCGTCGGTGGGAACGGTCTTTTCGCCTCGGGCGCAACGGTTGTCGGCACGCAGGTTCTGGGTGCGTCACGCCGCGGATGCGGTTGGGGTGCTGACGCTGGACGCCGGTGCGGTGGAGGCGGTGCTGACCCGGCGTGGCTCCCTGTTGCCCGCCGGGATCACCGCTGTCGCAGGCCGGTTCTCCGGCGGCGACGTGGTGGAGCTGTGCGACCCGCACGGTTCTGTGGTGGCACGCGGCGTTGTCGGCTATGACGCGACGGAGTTGGACGCAATGATCGGCCGGTCCACCGCGGAGCTGGCGCCGGACGCCCGCCGCCCGGTCGTCCACGCCGACGATCTGGTCGCGGTCTAG
- a CDS encoding Rne/Rng family ribonuclease, whose amino-acid sequence MEDPSLFKGFEGPEFKGPESERAAVAAEPQELPERLRVHSLARVLGTTSRRVLDALTELDGRTRSAHSSVDRVEAVRVRDLLGATGEPAVGGLFQEAGSAEEADEIPDEPESRLLLETAPEPVATRADYMPLFVAPQPVALDRAVVRAAEDDVADDDDDDDEPGSAEAEADVDSDADDGDRPANRRRRRGRRGRGRGRGSEGSASDDVADSEDETEDDDVAAEPEEAGDAEDSGDEDSGSGEDAGNRRRRRRRRRKAGTGEDDDTAASDDPPNTVVHERAPRAKTNRSAKGDRGTGDDEIQGITGSTRLEAKRQRRRDGRDAGRRRPPILSEAEFLARREAVERRMVVRDRVRTEPPHQGARYTQIAVLEDGVMVEHFVTSAASTSLVGNVYLGVVQNVLPSMEAAFVDIGRGRNGVLYAGEVNWEAAGLGGANRKIEQALKPGDYVVVQVSKDPIGHKGARLTTQVSLAGRYLVYVPGASSTGISRKLPDTERQRLKEILREVVPANAGVIIRTASEGVKEEDIRTDVERLQERWSQIEATAVETKGKAAGAAVALYEEPDVLVKVIRDLFNEDFSELVVSGDDAWATINEYVGSVAPELVSKLTRYQSPTGPDGQAGPDVFAVHRIDEQLAKALDRKVWLPSGGTLVIDRTEAMTVVDVNTGKFTGSGGNLEETVTKNNLEAAEEIVRQLRLRDIGGIIVIDFIDMVLESNRDLVLRRLTEALGRDRTRHQVSEVTSLGLVQLTRKRLGTGLIEAFSTSCQHCAGRGIVLHADPVDSAGPGRKSEPGGSTTSRRSKRSKKPKVDEPAVVKVPVHTPGDHPMFKAMAAASDRHDEDDEHETAPDADEQVVVLTDRSADGTEEAEGADEVGEDDLESDATDEDRADSDGDADDEVVDDDDTDDDDDDDDDDDVEEVDLDEDDDDDDDDDDVEDVDLDDDDDDDDDDDDDDDDDDDDDDTDDDDDTDDDDDTDDDDDTDDDDDTDDDDDTDDDDEDLDVIDEADDVEEPEAPVALVERPRRRRAAARPAGPPI is encoded by the coding sequence GTGGAAGACCCTTCTCTTTTCAAAGGCTTCGAAGGCCCTGAGTTCAAAGGCCCTGAGTCGGAACGAGCAGCAGTTGCCGCCGAGCCTCAGGAGTTGCCCGAACGACTGCGGGTCCATTCCCTGGCACGGGTCCTGGGCACCACAAGCCGACGGGTTCTGGATGCGCTGACCGAGCTCGATGGCCGGACTCGCAGCGCCCATTCCAGTGTGGACCGCGTCGAGGCGGTTCGGGTTCGCGACCTTTTGGGTGCAACCGGGGAGCCCGCTGTCGGGGGGCTGTTCCAGGAGGCGGGCTCGGCCGAGGAAGCCGACGAGATTCCCGACGAGCCCGAGTCCCGGCTGCTGCTGGAGACCGCCCCGGAACCGGTCGCCACTCGGGCCGACTACATGCCGCTGTTCGTCGCACCGCAGCCGGTAGCTCTTGACCGCGCGGTGGTTCGCGCCGCCGAGGACGACGTCGCCGATGACGATGACGATGACGACGAGCCCGGCAGTGCCGAGGCTGAGGCCGACGTTGACTCCGACGCCGACGATGGTGACCGGCCCGCCAACCGGCGCCGCCGCCGTGGTCGCCGCGGCCGGGGCCGCGGCCGCGGCTCCGAAGGGTCAGCATCCGACGATGTTGCGGACTCCGAGGACGAGACCGAGGACGACGATGTCGCCGCGGAACCGGAAGAAGCCGGGGACGCCGAGGACAGCGGCGACGAGGACAGTGGCTCGGGTGAAGACGCAGGCAACCGGCGTCGTCGGCGGCGTCGTCGGCGCAAGGCCGGGACCGGCGAGGACGATGACACCGCCGCGTCGGATGACCCGCCCAACACCGTCGTGCACGAGCGGGCCCCGCGGGCCAAGACCAACCGATCCGCCAAGGGTGACCGGGGGACCGGTGACGACGAGATCCAGGGCATCACCGGCTCGACCCGGCTGGAGGCCAAGCGGCAGCGCCGCCGCGACGGCCGCGACGCCGGCCGCCGTCGCCCGCCGATCCTGAGCGAAGCGGAGTTCCTGGCCCGCCGAGAGGCCGTGGAACGCCGGATGGTGGTCCGTGATCGCGTCCGGACCGAGCCGCCGCACCAGGGTGCCCGCTATACCCAGATCGCCGTGCTCGAAGACGGCGTGATGGTCGAGCACTTCGTCACGTCCGCCGCGTCGACCTCGCTGGTGGGCAATGTCTACCTGGGCGTGGTGCAGAACGTGCTGCCGTCCATGGAAGCGGCCTTTGTCGACATCGGGCGGGGCCGCAACGGCGTCCTCTACGCCGGTGAGGTGAACTGGGAAGCGGCCGGGCTTGGCGGCGCCAACCGCAAGATCGAGCAGGCCCTCAAGCCGGGCGACTACGTCGTCGTACAGGTCAGTAAAGATCCGATCGGTCACAAGGGTGCCCGGCTCACCACCCAGGTGTCGCTGGCCGGCCGCTACTTGGTCTACGTGCCGGGTGCGTCCTCCACGGGAATCAGCCGCAAGCTGCCGGACACCGAGCGTCAGCGACTCAAGGAGATCCTGCGCGAGGTGGTTCCCGCCAACGCCGGTGTGATCATTCGCACCGCTTCGGAGGGCGTCAAAGAAGAAGACATCCGGACCGACGTGGAGCGACTCCAGGAACGCTGGAGCCAGATCGAGGCCACCGCGGTCGAGACCAAGGGCAAAGCGGCCGGTGCCGCGGTAGCGCTCTACGAAGAGCCCGATGTGTTGGTGAAGGTGATTCGGGACCTCTTCAACGAGGACTTCTCCGAGCTGGTGGTCTCCGGCGACGACGCCTGGGCCACGATCAACGAGTACGTGGGCTCGGTGGCGCCCGAACTGGTGTCGAAGCTGACCCGCTACCAGTCGCCCACCGGTCCGGACGGCCAAGCCGGTCCCGACGTGTTCGCCGTGCACCGCATCGACGAGCAGCTCGCCAAGGCACTCGACCGCAAGGTCTGGCTGCCCTCTGGCGGAACGCTGGTCATCGACCGGACCGAGGCGATGACGGTGGTCGACGTCAACACCGGCAAGTTCACCGGGTCCGGGGGCAACCTCGAGGAGACGGTGACCAAGAACAACTTGGAGGCCGCCGAGGAGATCGTGCGGCAGCTTCGGCTCCGCGACATCGGCGGGATCATCGTCATCGACTTCATCGACATGGTGTTGGAGTCCAACCGAGACCTGGTGCTGCGCCGGTTGACCGAGGCGCTGGGCCGGGACCGGACGCGTCATCAGGTCTCTGAGGTGACGTCCCTGGGGCTGGTGCAGCTGACCCGTAAGCGATTGGGCACGGGGCTGATCGAAGCTTTTTCGACGTCGTGTCAGCACTGCGCCGGGCGTGGCATCGTGCTGCATGCCGACCCGGTGGATTCGGCTGGGCCGGGCCGCAAGTCCGAGCCGGGTGGCAGCACTACCAGCCGTCGCAGCAAGCGCTCGAAAAAGCCGAAGGTCGATGAGCCGGCGGTCGTCAAGGTTCCGGTGCACACTCCGGGTGACCATCCGATGTTCAAGGCGATGGCCGCGGCCAGCGACCGGCACGACGAGGACGATGAGCACGAGACTGCGCCCGACGCCGACGAGCAGGTGGTGGTCCTCACCGATCGGAGCGCCGACGGCACCGAGGAGGCCGAAGGCGCCGACGAGGTCGGCGAGGACGACCTGGAATCCGACGCGACCGATGAGGACCGTGCGGACTCGGATGGGGACGCTGACGACGAGGTCGTCGACGATGACGACACCGACGACGACGATGACGATGACGATGACGACGACGTCGAAGAAGTCGATCTCGACGAGGACGACGATGACGACGATGACGATGACGACGTCGAAGATGTCGATCTCGATGACGATGACGATGACGATGACGATGACGATGACGATGACGATGACGATGACGACGACGATGACACCGACGATGACGATGACACCGACGATGACGATGACACCGACGATGACGACGACACCGACGATGACGACGACACCGACGATGACGACGACACCGACGACGACGACGAAGACCTGGACGTCATCGACGAAGCCGACGATGTCGAGGAGCCCGAAGCGCCTGTTGCGCTGGTCGAGCGTCCGCGGCGGCGGCGCGCGGCGGCCCGGCCTGCCGGACCTCCGATCTAA
- a CDS encoding PE-PPE domain-containing protein yields the protein MGTVFTIDGAGWSGFLRFMCRGAVTRGSTVRNVKYPNTYFAGLRYVPAVEAVRRGAQALDDMLVAHFADSPDADEVLVYGVSMGSQVACKWLREWGPTSAVPVDKVSFLLLANPEQPFHGIYRADPTLVTFMRLPDYGGVGVPANTPFAVTDLCRQYDGMADFPNRPAARVDSLAVRNALLGLVLIHNNYFRVDIGSTDNIRVSRGNVSYVFSPTRVPPACTMSRLLPARLRRRRRIIENSYDRSAWGGPTAP from the coding sequence ATGGGCACCGTATTCACCATCGACGGGGCCGGGTGGAGCGGGTTTCTCCGGTTCATGTGCCGCGGCGCGGTCACCAGAGGCAGTACGGTTCGCAACGTCAAGTACCCGAATACCTACTTCGCCGGTCTGCGCTACGTCCCTGCGGTGGAGGCGGTTCGGCGCGGCGCACAGGCACTCGACGACATGCTGGTCGCGCACTTCGCCGACTCGCCGGACGCCGACGAGGTGTTGGTCTACGGCGTGAGCATGGGCTCGCAAGTTGCCTGCAAGTGGCTCCGTGAGTGGGGGCCGACGTCGGCGGTTCCGGTCGACAAGGTGTCGTTTCTGCTGCTGGCCAACCCTGAACAGCCGTTTCACGGCATCTATCGGGCCGACCCCACGCTGGTGACCTTCATGCGACTGCCGGACTATGGCGGCGTCGGAGTACCGGCGAATACCCCGTTTGCGGTGACCGACCTGTGCCGTCAGTACGACGGCATGGCAGATTTCCCGAATCGTCCTGCAGCGCGGGTCGATTCGCTGGCTGTTCGAAATGCCCTGCTGGGCCTGGTGCTGATCCACAACAACTACTTCAGGGTCGATATCGGCAGCACCGACAACATTCGGGTGAGTCGCGGCAATGTCAGCTATGTCTTCTCGCCGACGCGCGTGCCCCCAGCCTGCACGATGAGCAGATTGCTTCCCGCCCGGCTGAGGCGGCGCCGTCGCATTATCGAGAACTCTTATGACCGCTCGGCCTGGGGCGGGCCGACCGCGCCATAG
- a CDS encoding TetR/AcrR family transcriptional regulator, with translation MASVTRKPPTGRQDRRAEIERRLLDATERLMSAGASYTELSVDRLATEAGMSRASFYIYFEDKGHLLRRLAGQVFGDLASSGQRWWGVAQRRDPDDVRAAMTAIIASYRQHQPLLVALSEMAGYDPQVAATYRELLAAIAGRAAQVIEDGQDDGSIRRELPAATTASALTWMVERACYQNLPNHGPDYDSELATALTEVVWGALYLTPAK, from the coding sequence GTGGCCTCTGTGACCCGCAAGCCCCCTACGGGCCGCCAGGATCGGCGTGCCGAGATCGAGCGGCGCCTGCTCGACGCCACCGAGCGCCTGATGAGCGCGGGCGCCAGCTACACCGAGCTCAGCGTCGACCGCCTCGCCACCGAGGCCGGAATGTCGCGCGCCAGCTTCTACATCTACTTCGAGGACAAGGGCCATCTGCTGCGCCGGCTCGCCGGACAGGTATTCGGCGACCTGGCCAGTAGTGGCCAGCGATGGTGGGGTGTGGCGCAGCGCCGGGACCCCGACGATGTCCGCGCTGCGATGACCGCCATCATCGCCAGCTATCGACAGCACCAGCCGCTGTTGGTCGCCCTGAGCGAGATGGCCGGCTACGACCCCCAGGTGGCAGCCACTTACCGGGAGCTTCTGGCCGCCATCGCGGGCCGGGCGGCGCAGGTCATCGAAGACGGTCAGGATGACGGTTCCATTCGCCGCGAGTTGCCCGCGGCCACCACCGCCAGTGCGCTGACCTGGATGGTGGAAAGGGCTTGCTATCAGAACCTGCCGAATCATGGCCCCGACTACGACTCCGAGCTCGCGACCGCGTTGACCGAAGTCGTGTGGGGGGCGCTCTACCTCACACCCGCCAAGTAA
- the rplU gene encoding 50S ribosomal protein L21, which produces MATYAIVKTGGKQYKVAVGDVLKVEKIESEPGSSVSLPVALVVDGATVTTDAAKLAKVAVTGEVLEHTKGPKIRIHKFKNKTGYHKRQGHRQQLTVLKVTGIK; this is translated from the coding sequence ATGGCGACGTACGCAATCGTCAAAACCGGCGGCAAGCAGTACAAGGTAGCCGTTGGCGACGTGCTTAAGGTTGAGAAGATCGAGTCCGAGCCGGGATCGTCGGTCTCGCTGCCGGTCGCGCTGGTCGTGGACGGTGCCACCGTCACCACCGACGCCGCCAAGCTGGCGAAGGTCGCGGTCACCGGCGAGGTGCTCGAGCACACCAAGGGCCCCAAGATCCGCATCCACAAGTTCAAGAACAAGACCGGCTACCACAAGCGGCAGGGTCACCGTCAGCAGCTGACCGTGCTCAAGGTCACCGGAATCAAGTAG